A single region of the Marmota flaviventris isolate mMarFla1 chromosome 10, mMarFla1.hap1, whole genome shotgun sequence genome encodes:
- the Rpl5 gene encoding large ribosomal subunit protein uL18 encodes MGFVKVVKNKAYFKRYQVKFRRRREGKTDYYARKRLVIQDKNKYNTPKYRMIVRVTNRDIICQIAYARIEGDMIVCAAYAHELPKYGVKVGLTNYAAAYCTGLLLARRLLNRFGMDKIYEGQVEVTGDEYNVESIDGQPGAFTCYLDAGLARTTTGNKVFGALKGAVDGGLSIPHSTKRFPGYDSESKEFNAEVHRKHIMGQNVADYMRYLMEEDEDAYKKQFSQYIKNNVTPDMMEEMYKKAHSAIRENPVYEKKPKREVKKKRWNRPKMSLAQKKDRVAQKKASFLRAQERAAES; translated from the exons ATG ggGTTTGTTAAAGTTGTGAAGAATAAGGCCTACTTTAAGAGATACCAAGTGAAATTTAGAAGACGACGAG AGGGCAAAACTGATTACTATGCTCGGAAACGCTTGGTGATCCAGGACAAAAATAAGTACAACACACCCAAATACAGGATGATAGTTCGTGTAACTAACAGAGATATCATTTGCCAG ATTGCTTATGCCCGTATAGAAGGGGATATGATAGTCTGCGCGGCATATGCACATGAACTACCAAAATATGGTGTGAAAGTTGGCCTAACAAATTATGCTGCAGCATATTGTACAGGCCTGCTGCTGGCCCGCAGG CTTCTCAATAGGTTTGGTATGGACAAGATTTATGAAGGCCAAGTGGAGGTGACTGGAGATGAATACAATGTGGAAAGCATTGATGGTCAACCTGGTGCCTTCACCTGCTATTTGGATGCAGGCCTTGCTAGAACTACAACTGGCAATAAAGTTTTTGGGGCCCTGAAGGGAGCTGTGGATGGAGGCTTGTCTATCCCCCATAG taCCAAACGATTCCCTGGTTATGATTCTGAAAGCAAGGAGTTCAATGCAGAAGTACATCGGAAGCACATTATGGGTCAGAATGTTGCAGATTACATGCGCTATCTAATGGAAGAAGATGAAGATGCTTACAAGAAACAGTTTTCTCAGTATATAAAGAACAACGTTACCCCTGACATG ATGGAGGAAATGTATAAGAAAGCTCATTCTGCTATACGAGAGAACCCAGTCTATGAGAAAAAGCCCAAGAGAGAAGTTAAAAAGAAGAG GTGGAACCGTCCTAAAATGTCCCTTGCCCAGAAGAAAGATCGGGTAGCTCAAAAGAAGGCAAGCTTCCTCAGAGCTCAGGAACGGGCTGCTGAGAGCTAA